The Sphingomonas sanxanigenens DSM 19645 = NX02 genome includes a region encoding these proteins:
- a CDS encoding ImuA family protein: MSRLPHLCSLEARIARLAAPPQQRGAAGVFATGHAALDRSLGGGLAQGAVHELFAGSAEDAGSAAGFALALAWQAHRDRRLMWLRSDAAERRTGQVYAPGLMELGLDPARLILGRMPDEVALLRAATDALRCAALGAVVIECPGRMRALDLTASRRLALAARGSGVTALLLRSDADPVPSAAETRWAVSAAASAALEAQAPGAPRFAVELLRRRSGPAGIRWCMEWDRNACVFREAAAAEALPGAVVSLPERRPAQPVSA, encoded by the coding sequence GTGAGTCGTCTTCCGCACCTTTGCAGCCTCGAGGCCCGAATCGCCCGTCTCGCCGCGCCCCCGCAGCAACGGGGCGCTGCCGGAGTCTTTGCGACCGGCCATGCGGCGCTCGATCGGAGCCTGGGTGGCGGCCTCGCGCAAGGGGCCGTGCATGAGCTGTTCGCGGGCAGTGCGGAGGATGCCGGCAGCGCTGCGGGCTTCGCACTGGCGCTGGCGTGGCAGGCGCATCGCGACCGGCGGCTGATGTGGCTGCGCAGCGATGCCGCCGAACGGCGGACAGGGCAGGTCTATGCGCCGGGGCTGATGGAACTGGGGCTCGATCCCGCCCGATTGATCCTCGGCCGCATGCCCGACGAGGTGGCGCTGCTGCGCGCTGCGACCGACGCGTTGCGTTGCGCTGCGCTGGGCGCGGTGGTGATCGAATGTCCGGGCAGGATGCGCGCGCTGGATCTCACCGCGAGCCGGCGCCTGGCGTTGGCCGCGCGGGGGAGCGGGGTGACGGCGCTGCTGCTGCGCAGCGATGCGGATCCGGTGCCGAGCGCTGCGGAAACACGCTGGGCGGTCTCCGCCGCGGCTTCCGCGGCGCTGGAGGCGCAGGCGCCCGGGGCGCCGCGCTTCGCGGTCGAATTGTTGCGTCGCCGGTCCGGGCCGGCCGGCATCCGGTGGTGCATGGAGTGGGATCGTAATGCCTGTGTCTTCCGCGAAGCGGCTGCAGCCGAGGCGTTGCCTGGCGCTGTGGTTTCCCTTCCTGAGCGCCGACCGGCTCAGCCTGTGTCGGCCTGA
- a CDS encoding DUF3616 domain-containing protein — MATRGWPKPDKPVARIELRFGDQHHDILTNVSAGTRVGDTMFVASDEDAILNRFLLRDGLWQEDGSCHLDTLLPLEWKEEEADLEGLAVDDGWLWLVGSHARTRRKPEKEADACIDLDRLADLKDTRPRCLLARVPMVERGDGHVPVARDGDRRAGMLRQTKHGNALAKALRKDPLIAPFTRVPAKEGGVDVEGIAVCGDRIAIGMRGPVIATHALLVEFRFTVKPSGRLAIVGTPFNRLLAMEGLGIRDLKRCDDDLLILAGPTTGLSGPCALYRWKDWAKDPPRDAHKVRLHRPERIVELPFGRGTDHPEGLALWDADTNGLRHILVLNDSPGADRVDPEHRTIVADLFRLPG, encoded by the coding sequence ATGGCGACGCGCGGATGGCCCAAACCCGACAAGCCCGTCGCGCGCATCGAACTGCGCTTCGGCGACCAGCATCACGACATATTGACCAACGTCTCCGCCGGCACCCGCGTCGGCGACACCATGTTCGTCGCGTCGGACGAGGATGCGATCCTCAACCGCTTCCTGCTGCGCGATGGTCTCTGGCAGGAAGACGGATCCTGCCACCTCGACACCTTGCTCCCCCTCGAATGGAAGGAGGAGGAAGCCGATCTCGAAGGGCTCGCGGTCGACGACGGCTGGCTGTGGCTGGTCGGCAGCCATGCCCGCACGCGGCGCAAGCCCGAGAAGGAGGCGGATGCCTGCATCGACCTCGACCGGCTTGCCGACCTCAAGGACACGCGGCCGCGCTGCCTGCTCGCGCGCGTGCCGATGGTGGAGCGCGGCGACGGCCATGTCCCGGTGGCGCGCGACGGTGATCGCCGCGCGGGCATGCTGCGCCAGACCAAGCATGGCAATGCGCTGGCGAAGGCGCTTCGCAAGGATCCGCTGATCGCACCTTTCACAAGGGTGCCCGCCAAGGAAGGCGGCGTCGATGTGGAGGGTATCGCGGTGTGCGGCGATCGCATCGCCATCGGCATGCGCGGGCCGGTGATCGCCACCCATGCGCTGCTCGTCGAGTTCCGCTTCACGGTGAAGCCCTCGGGCCGGCTGGCGATCGTGGGTACGCCGTTCAACCGGCTGCTGGCGATGGAAGGCCTCGGCATCCGGGACCTCAAGCGCTGCGACGACGATCTGCTGATCCTCGCCGGCCCCACCACCGGGCTCAGCGGCCCCTGCGCGCTCTATCGCTGGAAGGATTGGGCCAAGGATCCGCCGCGCGATGCGCACAAGGTGCGGCTGCACCGGCCGGAGCGCATCGTCGAGCTGCCCTTCGGCCGCGGCACCGACCATCCCGAAGGCCTCGCGCTGTGGGATGCGGACACGAACGGCCTGCGCCACATCCTCGTGCTCAACGACAGTCCCGGCGCGGATCGCGTGGATCCCGAGCACCGCACGATCGTGGCGGACCTGTTCAGGCTGCCGGGCTGA
- a CDS encoding VOC family protein, whose translation MASDNWHIDHSGIGVADIDRSIRFYDAALATLGMRPLMRITPERAPATDVDAAIGGVGYGSTYPVFWIDIFHPHGVRQHTAFRAISHAEVDAFHRAAIAAGGIDNGRPGLREGGYPAAYYAAFVLDPDGNNIEAVFREG comes from the coding sequence ATGGCCAGCGACAATTGGCATATCGATCATAGCGGCATCGGCGTGGCCGACATCGATCGGTCGATCAGGTTCTACGATGCCGCGCTCGCCACCCTGGGCATGCGTCCGCTGATGCGCATCACGCCCGAGCGGGCGCCCGCAACGGACGTCGACGCCGCGATCGGCGGTGTCGGCTATGGCAGCACCTATCCGGTGTTCTGGATCGACATCTTCCATCCGCACGGCGTGCGGCAGCACACCGCATTCCGCGCGATCAGCCACGCCGAGGTCGACGCCTTCCACCGTGCCGCGATCGCCGCCGGGGGCATCGACAACGGGCGGCCGGGCCTGCGTGAGGGCGGCTATCCTGCAGCATATTATGCGGCGTTCGTGCTCGATCCCGATGGCAACAATATCGAAGCCGTCTTCCGCGAGGGCTGA
- a CDS encoding RelA/SpoT family protein, with amino-acid sequence MLRQYELVERVKAYDPDADEALINRAYVFSMQKHGTQKRASGDPYYSHPIEVAGILTDLHLDDETIATAILHDTIEDTLTTQEEIEAKFGANVARMVDGVTKLSKIEAQTESERAAENLRKFLLAMSGDIRVLLVKLADRLHNMRTLHFISNEAKRRRIAKETMDIYAPLAERIGMYEFMKEMQTLSFQHLEPEAYESISKRLEQLQAGGGDRIARIGSGLKLLLSRAGLDVDVTGREKHPYSIWKKMAERHISFEQLSDVMAFRVIVPTVEDCYRALGVIHRRWPMVPGRFKDYISTPKRNGYKSLHTSVIHNENMRIEIQIRTQEMHAQAEFGLAAHWAYKQGAATATPDTQAGWIRDLVEILDNADSPEELLEHTRMAMYQDRIFAFTPKGELYQLPKGATTVDFAYAVHTNLGNQAVGAKVNGRVVPLRTVIDNGDQVEILKSKAQEPEPGWLNFVITGKARAAIRRYVRQKERGETIALGRKFYDELVKRLPAQLGQDAMTQALKRLKLPDEAAMMEAVGRQSFSDAQVLEALMPGSTGSDLDNPAPPPQREAISIKGLTPGVAFALAECCHPVPGDRIVGLRRPNEPVLVHAIDCPRLSDGTDADWVDLAWGSKTEGGTARLSVIVKNEPGSLAVMAGILGAHKANILNIQLTHRDTAFHTNQVDIEVHDVQHLMRILAALRAADVISSAERV; translated from the coding sequence GTGCTGAGACAGTATGAACTTGTGGAACGGGTCAAGGCCTATGATCCCGACGCCGACGAGGCGTTGATCAATCGCGCCTATGTGTTCTCGATGCAGAAACATGGCACGCAGAAGCGCGCCTCGGGCGATCCCTATTACAGCCACCCGATCGAGGTGGCGGGCATCCTCACCGACCTCCATCTCGACGACGAGACGATCGCCACCGCGATCCTCCACGACACGATCGAGGACACGCTGACCACGCAGGAGGAGATCGAGGCGAAGTTCGGCGCCAATGTCGCGCGGATGGTGGATGGCGTCACCAAGCTCTCCAAGATCGAGGCGCAGACCGAGAGCGAGCGCGCCGCGGAGAATCTGCGCAAGTTCCTGCTGGCGATGTCGGGTGACATCCGCGTGCTGCTGGTGAAGCTTGCGGACCGGCTGCACAACATGCGCACCCTCCATTTCATCTCCAACGAGGCGAAGCGCCGGCGCATCGCCAAGGAGACGATGGACATCTATGCGCCGCTCGCCGAGCGGATCGGCATGTATGAGTTTATGAAGGAGATGCAGACGCTCTCCTTCCAGCATCTCGAACCCGAAGCCTATGAATCGATCTCGAAGCGGCTGGAGCAACTCCAGGCGGGCGGCGGCGATCGCATCGCGCGGATCGGATCGGGGCTGAAGCTGCTGCTTTCCCGCGCCGGGCTCGATGTCGATGTCACGGGCCGCGAGAAGCACCCCTATTCGATCTGGAAGAAGATGGCGGAACGCCACATCAGCTTCGAACAGCTTTCGGACGTGATGGCGTTTCGGGTGATCGTGCCGACGGTGGAGGATTGCTACCGCGCGCTCGGCGTGATCCACCGGCGCTGGCCGATGGTGCCCGGCCGCTTCAAGGATTACATCTCGACGCCCAAGCGCAACGGCTACAAGTCGCTGCACACCAGCGTGATCCATAATGAGAATATGCGGATCGAGATCCAGATCCGAACGCAGGAGATGCACGCGCAGGCCGAGTTCGGGCTGGCGGCGCATTGGGCCTACAAGCAGGGCGCCGCGACCGCGACGCCGGATACGCAGGCCGGCTGGATCCGTGACCTCGTCGAAATCCTCGACAATGCCGACAGCCCGGAAGAGCTGCTCGAGCACACCCGCATGGCGATGTACCAGGATCGGATCTTCGCCTTCACCCCCAAGGGGGAACTCTACCAGCTCCCCAAGGGCGCGACGACGGTCGACTTCGCCTATGCCGTCCACACCAACCTCGGCAACCAGGCGGTGGGCGCCAAGGTCAATGGCCGGGTGGTGCCGCTGCGCACGGTGATCGACAATGGCGATCAGGTGGAGATCCTGAAGTCCAAGGCGCAGGAGCCAGAGCCCGGCTGGCTGAACTTCGTCATCACCGGCAAGGCGCGCGCGGCGATCCGTCGCTATGTGCGCCAGAAGGAGCGCGGCGAGACGATCGCGCTCGGGCGCAAATTCTATGACGAACTGGTCAAGCGCCTCCCCGCGCAATTGGGGCAGGATGCGATGACGCAGGCACTGAAACGCCTCAAGCTGCCCGACGAGGCGGCGATGATGGAGGCGGTCGGCCGCCAGTCGTTCAGCGACGCGCAGGTGCTGGAGGCGCTGATGCCGGGATCGACCGGCAGCGACCTCGACAACCCCGCGCCGCCGCCGCAGCGCGAGGCGATCTCGATCAAGGGGCTGACGCCGGGGGTGGCCTTCGCCCTCGCCGAATGCTGCCACCCGGTTCCGGGCGACCGCATCGTCGGGCTGCGTCGTCCCAACGAGCCGGTGCTCGTCCACGCGATCGATTGCCCGCGGCTTTCGGACGGCACCGATGCGGACTGGGTGGATCTGGCCTGGGGCAGCAAGACCGAGGGCGGCACCGCGCGGCTGTCGGTGATCGTCAAGAACGAGCCCGGCTCGCTCGCGGTGATGGCTGGCATCCTCGGCGCGCACAAGGCCAACATTCTCAACATCCAGCTCACCCACCGCGACACCGCGTTCCACACCAACCAGGTGGATATCGAGGTTCATGACGTGCAGCATCTGATGCGCATCCTCGCGGCGCTGCGCGCGGCGGATGTGATCAGCTCGGCGGAGCGGGTGTAG
- a CDS encoding HIT family protein — protein MNDTIRRFGHPETLVAETDHWVILLRPDQPTLGSLVLAAKSDAEAFSDLPDAAFADLAVATRGIEAMLRAAVGYAKINYLMLMMVDRHVHYHVIPRYEGERAAAGIAVPDRGWPKAPALGEAVSLDPAGIAALVGLLKGHWPAKG, from the coding sequence ATGAACGACACCATCCGCCGGTTCGGCCATCCCGAAACGCTGGTCGCCGAAACCGACCATTGGGTGATCCTGCTGCGGCCCGACCAGCCGACGCTCGGCAGCCTCGTGCTCGCCGCCAAATCGGATGCGGAAGCTTTTTCGGACCTGCCGGATGCGGCCTTCGCCGACCTCGCGGTGGCGACGCGGGGGATCGAAGCGATGCTCCGCGCCGCGGTGGGCTATGCCAAGATCAACTATCTGATGCTGATGATGGTCGACCGCCACGTCCATTATCATGTGATCCCGCGGTACGAGGGCGAACGCGCGGCGGCGGGCATCGCCGTGCCCGATCGGGGCTGGCCGAAGGCGCCCGCGCTGGGCGAGGCGGTGTCGCTCGACCCCGCCGGCATCGCGGCGCTGGTCGGGCTGCTGAAGGGGCACTGGCCAGCCAAAGGCTGA
- a CDS encoding flavin-containing monooxygenase: protein MSEHVDVIVVGAGLSGIGVGCHLKMLCPDHGFLILEARDRIGGTWDLFRYPGIRSDSDMFTLGYGFRPWTREDAIAPGGTILAYLEETASERGVDAHIRYRHRVVSADWSSAEARWTVLVDRDGETIRFTCNFLSMCAGYYDYARGHAPAFEGMERFAGRIVHPQFWTDDIDYAGKRVAVIGSGATAVTLVPEMAKQAAHVTMVQRSPTYVAALPSRDPWQGWARRLLPAGLAFRLIRWRNLLMRLYVVRLSRLHPEKVKTHLVEMAHKALGADYDVATHFTPNYDPWTQRLCLAPDGDLFAAIRSGSASVVTDRIERFDERGLVLASGGRVDADLVVTATGLEIRLLGGAAIAIDGKSFDPAGAIAYKGMMFAGVPNLAIVFGYASNSWTLKADLSAAYICRLLRTMRRRRLRQATPRMPGDVSSEPFLPLSSGYVQRAADRMPAQGSRRPWKVHQNYLRDLLTMRFGSVDEAMDFSNSEPPRALAPAA, encoded by the coding sequence ATGAGCGAGCATGTCGATGTGATCGTGGTCGGCGCCGGGCTTTCGGGCATCGGCGTCGGCTGCCATCTCAAGATGCTCTGCCCCGATCACGGTTTCCTGATCCTCGAGGCGCGCGACCGGATCGGCGGCACCTGGGATCTGTTCCGCTACCCCGGCATCCGATCGGATTCGGACATGTTCACGCTCGGCTATGGCTTCCGGCCGTGGACGCGCGAGGATGCGATCGCGCCGGGCGGGACGATCCTCGCCTATCTCGAGGAAACCGCCAGCGAACGCGGTGTCGATGCGCATATCCGCTATCGCCACCGCGTCGTATCCGCCGACTGGTCGAGCGCGGAGGCGCGCTGGACGGTGCTGGTCGATCGCGACGGCGAAACGATCCGCTTCACCTGCAACTTCCTGTCGATGTGCGCGGGCTATTACGACTATGCGCGCGGCCATGCGCCGGCGTTCGAGGGCATGGAGCGCTTCGCCGGCCGGATCGTCCATCCGCAGTTCTGGACCGACGATATCGACTATGCCGGCAAGCGCGTCGCGGTGATCGGCAGCGGTGCCACCGCGGTGACGCTGGTGCCCGAAATGGCGAAGCAGGCCGCGCATGTGACGATGGTGCAGCGCTCCCCCACCTATGTCGCCGCGCTGCCCAGCCGCGATCCGTGGCAGGGCTGGGCGCGGCGCCTGCTGCCCGCCGGCCTCGCCTTCCGGCTGATCCGCTGGCGCAACCTGCTGATGCGCCTCTATGTCGTCCGGCTTTCCAGGTTGCACCCTGAGAAAGTGAAGACGCATCTTGTCGAGATGGCGCACAAGGCCTTGGGGGCGGACTATGACGTCGCGACCCATTTCACCCCGAATTACGATCCTTGGACGCAGCGCCTGTGCCTCGCGCCCGATGGCGATCTGTTCGCCGCGATCCGCAGCGGCAGCGCCTCGGTGGTCACCGACCGGATCGAGCGGTTCGACGAGCGCGGCCTGGTGCTCGCCTCGGGCGGTCGCGTGGATGCCGATCTGGTGGTGACCGCGACCGGGCTCGAGATCCGGCTGCTCGGCGGCGCCGCGATCGCCATCGACGGCAAGAGCTTCGATCCCGCGGGGGCCATCGCCTACAAGGGGATGATGTTCGCCGGGGTTCCCAACCTGGCGATCGTCTTCGGCTATGCCAGCAACTCCTGGACGCTGAAGGCGGATCTGTCCGCCGCCTATATCTGCCGGTTGCTCCGCACGATGCGCCGCCGCCGGCTGCGGCAGGCGACGCCGCGCATGCCCGGGGATGTCTCGAGCGAGCCCTTCCTGCCGCTCAGTTCGGGCTATGTGCAGCGCGCGGCAGACCGGATGCCGGCGCAAGGGTCGCGGCGGCCGTGGAAGGTCCACCAGAATTATCTGCGCGATCTGCTGACGATGCGCTTCGGATCGGTCGACGAGGCGATGGATTTCTCCAATTCCGAACCCCCAAGGGCACTTGCGCCCGCGGCGTGA
- a CDS encoding NAD(P)-dependent oxidoreductase codes for MKIGFVGLGQMGAAMAANLMKAGHEVTVWNRSPAKADALVAAGATLAVTPAAAAQGAVVMTMLADDAAVEAVVFGDGGILGAPALHVGHSTISVALAERLAAAQPGAYVSAPVFGRPVAAEAAKLFVVAAGADALIDRCAPLFAAIGQRFFRVGDAPQAANLVKLCGNFLIMSVVEGLAEAMTLAEKGGVGREALLEVLMSTIFGAPVYQIYGDILVNDRFEPAGFPAPLGLKDMGLVAAAAHGAQVPMPVLGIVRDHLLSVIADGGTERDWSSIAAIVRRNAGMG; via the coding sequence GTGAAGATCGGATTCGTCGGCCTCGGCCAGATGGGGGCTGCGATGGCGGCCAACCTGATGAAGGCCGGACATGAAGTGACGGTTTGGAATCGCTCCCCGGCGAAGGCCGATGCGCTCGTCGCCGCGGGCGCCACGCTGGCCGTGACTCCCGCAGCGGCGGCGCAAGGCGCAGTGGTGATGACCATGCTGGCCGACGATGCCGCGGTCGAGGCGGTGGTGTTCGGTGACGGCGGCATCCTCGGCGCGCCGGCGCTGCACGTCGGCCACAGCACGATCAGCGTCGCGCTGGCGGAGCGGCTCGCCGCCGCGCAGCCGGGCGCCTATGTCTCGGCGCCGGTGTTCGGCCGCCCGGTCGCGGCGGAGGCGGCGAAACTGTTCGTCGTCGCGGCGGGCGCCGATGCGTTGATCGATCGCTGCGCGCCGCTGTTCGCGGCGATCGGCCAGCGCTTCTTCCGCGTCGGCGATGCGCCGCAGGCGGCCAACCTCGTCAAGCTGTGCGGCAATTTCCTGATCATGTCGGTGGTCGAGGGGCTCGCGGAGGCGATGACCCTCGCGGAAAAGGGCGGCGTCGGCCGCGAAGCGTTGCTCGAGGTGCTGATGTCGACGATCTTCGGCGCCCCCGTCTACCAGATCTACGGCGATATCCTCGTCAACGACCGCTTCGAGCCGGCCGGCTTCCCGGCACCGCTCGGGCTCAAGGATATGGGGCTGGTGGCGGCTGCAGCGCATGGCGCGCAGGTGCCGATGCCGGTGCTTGGCATCGTGCGCGATCATCTGCTGTCGGTGATCGCCGATGGCGGCACCGAGCGCGACTGGTCGAGCATCGCCGCGATCGTGCGCCGCAACGCGGGGATGGGCTGA
- a CDS encoding 2OG-Fe(II) oxygenase, whose product MNADSRVAGPDLAGYDLAGYDWDRIADALDAEGWAMLPRLLDADQADAVAALYDRPDGFRSHVVMARHGFGKGEYRYFAYPLPDPVAALRAGLYPRLAPIANAWHARMGMATRFPADHAAYLDACHAAGQRRPTPLLLRYGPGDHNCLHQDLYGEAVFPLQAAVLLSAPRAEFTGGDFVLTEQRPRMQSRVEVVPLEKGDAVIFAVNARPRRGSRGDYRVALRHGVGTVRSGRRHTLGIIFHDAA is encoded by the coding sequence ATGAACGCGGATTCGCGCGTCGCCGGCCCAGACCTGGCCGGCTATGACCTGGCCGGCTATGACTGGGATCGCATCGCCGACGCGCTGGATGCAGAGGGCTGGGCGATGCTCCCCCGCCTGCTCGATGCAGACCAGGCCGATGCCGTCGCCGCGCTCTACGACCGGCCGGATGGCTTTCGCAGTCATGTCGTGATGGCGCGGCACGGCTTCGGCAAAGGCGAGTATCGCTATTTCGCCTATCCACTGCCCGATCCGGTCGCGGCGTTGCGCGCCGGCCTCTACCCCCGGCTCGCGCCGATCGCCAATGCCTGGCACGCGCGGATGGGCATGGCGACGCGCTTCCCGGCCGATCACGCGGCCTATCTCGACGCATGCCATGCCGCCGGGCAGCGCCGGCCGACGCCGCTGCTGCTGCGCTACGGGCCCGGCGACCATAACTGCCTGCATCAGGATCTGTATGGCGAGGCGGTGTTCCCGCTGCAGGCCGCGGTGCTGCTCTCGGCGCCGCGCGCGGAGTTCACCGGCGGCGACTTCGTCCTCACCGAACAGCGCCCGCGCATGCAGTCGCGCGTCGAGGTGGTGCCGCTGGAGAAGGGCGATGCGGTGATCTTCGCGGTCAACGCCCGGCCGCGCCGCGGCAGCCGTGGCGATTATCGCGTCGCGCTGCGCCACGGCGTCGGCACGGTGCGCTCCGGGCGGCGCCACACATTGGGGATCATCTTTCACGACGCGGCTTGA